A genomic window from Bicyclus anynana chromosome 11, ilBicAnyn1.1, whole genome shotgun sequence includes:
- the LOC112049538 gene encoding cytokine receptor, giving the protein MAELLSRRTKCSGSRKRALFQLWIWCTLIKCLCLPCIFANCLTVDITVAVYPQGDINIKYGDPLELFCVTDNKYTSNDIQFKIGQNTLESEIVNSTTRRLYIPHPEKQVETYCCHNERTNKRCTSRVLVDSPPGNVTDFKCVSKNLDILNCSWTNLSMLSSVQYTLTFSVHMNYVTPACVPSQIGSTKYCVWNTTSYPRYRQQEETQYFYLYAKNVFGFNSQNFIIDHFAIVIPDPPYDLNVSKVGTHNVVIQWKIPNNIVDFLKCGIDHIIQYQIAKVDNRTYFRTVNTSNLPSKQKEKYTFNLTDLPYAHMQYEVRIYIKSKKAASREFWSEYGFLVFTTLSEIPDRPPNMIAGAFDQSTYNKNRVINVYWKQLEEWEEAGSNFTYKVLVSQNNRTQTVFPERNKSMSYVSLNATLDALDVTVWSFNVKGSSVNSSHMYIPPEKDTHSLKVTSFTKLAYENGTYELSWVGLKNIDNYTLFWCQHNTTQICISRLNFTVLDSQKTNHIIDLPREYRYQFAISANKGSKTSGMSWAKCDISKEGFVMYRFEVHLKYDAPTKSSVTLRWQMDCALKDGIITGYNISYCPIVQTSSECDKSVENKYVFISNPKQMDVTIENLYSFRTYQFTFALNTVHGQKNIENATVVITTSEDTPTKPRNVQISNVTNDSLQISWDPPQNRNGIIGKYVIWNYNDTIYEDNVSGTDTSKRLITLPGLQPFTNYSLSVQACNIPIGLCSKRHYNDSIFVRTSIGPPSRLKAPTVKNNPDMLKWEPPENAGGTVDLYQIRRVKDDLKPEILDTTDLSLSLIHCEGVVSTETYEVRAVNYDYDIYNGALGDTNVTLPKRGPNDTDKEYPGPWSEPSTVACRGKDGLTMILIFIAVFALIGIAYGSIKLYKKYRKMEDIKPVLPNGLGIPEKDISKYAFSSWSPTNKDEKPPSDEMLLLPNSKTTVSTPDTKQKDDNCGASDHTDSTALSSDSSVRGPIERQASTSDDGSNSSFIDVEQQVKDVDGDDKKDEDSSANETESSAEDSPYFSDKAFKKNPTSGYVQQPIVNPGTGYVQSAPAHAVNTTPKVAMQPSTTSYVMAGLQPPVFTTSTAAPKTSQPSSGYVLRAEAQPRPGIDFPKLGPSPPKLLGPENLPTMPTLPPPTKQSTDNSYIQLQSLDSLPSLKSSVGNPTPLKPPASSGYVSTADIVINKHLNNMIAGPHAEESAILDPAMSPDAYCRFSWSTDPANDNLHTLLAESPTRTTKN; this is encoded by the coding sequence ATGGCAGAATTGTTATCGCGAAGAACTAAGTGCAGTGGTTCCAGGAAACGAGCTCTTTTCCAACTATGGATTTGGTGTACATTGATAAAGTGTTTATGTTTGCCGTGTATCTTCGCCAACTGCCTCACCGTAGACATAACGGTGGCTGTGTATCCACAAGGTGACATCAATATCAAATATGGTGACCCTCTGGAGTTGTTTTGTGTTACAGACAATAAATATACGTCCAATGATATTCAGTTCAAAATAGGTCAGAATACGTTGGAATCGGAAATTGTGAACAGCACAACGCGGCGGTTGTACATTCCTCATCCTGAGAAGCAGGTGGAAACTTACTGTTGTCATAATGAAAGAACCAATAAAAGATGCACCAGCAGGGTGCTCGTGGATAGTCCACCTGGTAATGTCACAGACTTCAAATGTGTATCAAAAAATTTAGATATATTAAATTGCTCATGGACTAATCTATCCATGCTATCATCTGTTCAATACACATTAACTTTTTCTGTCCATATGAATTATGTGACTCCCGCCTGTGTACCTTCGCAAATTGGTTCAACCAAATACTGTGTGTGGAACACAACTAGCTATCCTAGGTACAGGCAACAGGAAGAAACGCAGTACTTTTACCTGTATGCTAAAAATGTATTTGGATTCAACAGCCAAAATTTTATCATAGATCACTTTGCCATTGTCATACCAGATCCTCCTTATGATTTGAATGTAAGTAAAGTTGGTACTCACAATGTAGTCATCCAATGGAAGATTCCTAATAACATAGTTGATTTCTTAAAGTGTGGAATAGATCATATAATACAGTACCAGATAGCGAAGGTGGATAATAGAACATATTTCCGAACAGTGAACACATCAAATTTGCCGTCCAAACAAAAGGAAAagtatacatttaatttaacagATCTGCCATATGCTCATATGCAATATGAGGTACGTATCTATATAAAATCAAAGAAAGCTGCCTCTCGAGAGTTCTGGTCAGAATATGGATTTTTAGTGTTCACAACTCTCAGTGAAATACCAGATAGACCACCTAATATGATAGCAGGAGCTTTTGACCAATCTACCTACAACAAAAATAGAGTTATTAATGTTTATTGGAAACAACTTGAGGAATGGGAAGAAGCTGGTTCAAATTTTACATACAAAGTACTTGTATCACAAAATAACAGAACTCAAACTGTATTCCCTGAAAGAAATAAGAGTATGAGTTATGTCTCATTGAATGCAACTCTCGACGCTCTAGATGTTACAGTCTGGTCGTTCAACGTGAAAGGTTCTTCTGTCAACAGCAGTCATATGTACATTCCACCAGAAAAGGACACTCATTCCTTAAAAGTTACATCTTTTACCAAGTTAGCATATGAAAATGGCACGTATGAGTTATCATGGGtcggattaaaaaatattgacaattaTACACTGTTCTGGTGCCAACACAATACCACTCAGATATGTATTAGTCGATTGAACTTTACCGTTCTAGATTCACAAAAGACTAATCATATAATAGATTTACCAAGAGAATACAGATATCAGTTTGCAATATCTGCAAATAAGGGTTCAAAGACAAGTGGCATGTCCTGGGCAAAGTGTGACATATCCAAAGAGGGATTTGTGATGTATCGATTTGAGGTGCATTTGAAATATGATGCTCCTACTAAGTCCTCTGTCACATTACGATGGCAAATGGACTGTGCCCTCAAAGATGGCATCATAACTGGCTATAACATATCCTACTGTCCAATTGTTCAAACAAGTAGTGAATGTGACAAATcagttgaaaataaatatgtttttatatctaATCCAAAGCAGATGGATGTGACCATAGAGAACTTATATTCTTTTAGAACATACCAATTTACATTTGCTCTCAATACTGTACATGGACAAAAGAATATAGAAAATGCAACTGTCGTCATTACTACATCAGAAGATACTCCTACAAAACCTAGAAATGTTCAGATAAGTAATGTCACAAATGATTCATTGCAAATATCATGGGATCCACCACAAAATAGAAATGGTATAATTGGCAAATATGTAATATGGAACTATAATGACACAATTTATGAAGACAATGTGTCTGGAACTGATACTTCAAAACGTCTTATCACTTTGCCAGGACTTCAGCCATTCACTAATTACTCTCTGTCTGTTCAGGCATGTAATATTCCAATTGGTTTATGCTCTAAAAGACACTATAATGACAGCATTTTTGTCAGAACAAGCATTGGGCCTCCCAGCAGGCTGAAAGCACCAACTGTAAAAAACAATCCTGATATGCTTAAATGGGAGCCGCCTGAAAATGCAGGGGGAACAGTCGACCTTTACCAGATAAGAAGGGTTAAAGATGATTTGAAACCTGAAATTTTAGATACAACAGATTTGTCATTATCTTTGATTCACTGTGAAGGTGTTGTATCAACAGAAACTTATGAAGTTAGAGCAGTGAACTATGATTATGATATATACAATGGGGCTTTAGGAGACACTAATGTGACCCTGCCTAAAAGAGGCCCAAATGATACTGACAAGGAGTATCCTGGTCCATGGAGTGAACCGAGCACTGTGGCCTGCAGAGGCAAAGATGGCTTGACTATGATTCTGATTTTCATAGCTGTATTTGCCCTAATAGGTATAGCATATGGTTCAATTAAGTTGTACAAAAAGTATAGAAAAATGGAAGATATCAAGCCTGTCTTGCCAAATGGTTTGGGAATACCTGAAAAAGATATCTCAAAGTATGCGTTTAGCAGTTGGAGTCCTACAAACAAGGATGAAAAGCCACCCTCAGATGAAATGTTATTGTTGCCCAATAGTAAAACAACAGTCTCTACACCTGACACAAAACAAAAAGATGACAATTGTGGGGCGAGCGATCACACAGACAGTACTGCATTATCTTCAGATTCATCTGTGCGCGGCCCTATCGAAAGACAAGCCTCTACATCAGATGATGGCTCCAATTCATCTTTTATAGATGTAGAACAACAAGTCAAAGATGTAGATGGTGATGATAAAAAAGACGAAGATTCATCCGCGAATGAGACTGAGAGTTCAGCTGAAGATTCCCCCTATTTTAGTGATAAAGCTTTCAAGAAAAATCCAACAAGTGGATATGTTCAACAGCCTATCGTCAATCCAGGAACTGGATACGTACAATCGGCGCCAGCGCACGCAGTAAATACGACACCTAAAGTCGCTATGCAACCGTCTACCACTAGTTATGTAATGGCCGGTCTGCAACCGCCTGTATTCACTACGAGCACGGCAGCGCCGAAAACATCGCAGCCATCGTCAGGATACGTTCTTCGTGCAGAAGCACAACCGAGGCCCGGAATTGATTTTCCAAAATTAGGGCCATCGCCACCCAAGTTATTGGGACCTGAAAACTTGCCAACTATGCCTACTTTGCCACCACCAACAAAACAGAGCACAGACAACAGCTACATTCAGCTGCAGTCGCTAGATTCCTTGCCTAGTCTCAAGTCGAGCGTGGGTAATCCTACGCCGCTGAAGCCGCCAGCTTCCAGTGGGTACGTCAGTACAGCAGACATAGTCATCAACAAGCACCTGAACAATATGATCGCCGGCCCGCACGCCGAGGAGTCTGCCATACTAGACCCGGCGATGTCTCCCGACGCCTATTGTCGGTTTTCATGGAGCACTGACCCCGCAAATGATAATTTACACACGCTTCTCGCCGAGTCGCCCACGCGGACGACCAAGAATTGA